From a single Geothermobacter hydrogeniphilus genomic region:
- a CDS encoding OB-fold nucleic acid binding domain-containing protein, translating into MNKHLMLLLAGTVALLLTTGCKNETPAPEQSAAKPAAETPATAPAAEPAAAPQQAGWTGKVLETMDAAGYTYVQVDTGSEKIWAAAPKFSAKVGDAVVVPKGMAMKNYHSKTLDRDFPVVYFVDAIMVGGADQPLSETPAAAPAAAQQKHPDVTSAAPADVDFSGIKPPEGGKTIAELFADTESLAGKPITVRGKVVKYNANIMGKNWLHLQDGTGAEGTNDLTVTSADTAKVGDTVVVTGKLVTDKDFGYGYKYSVIIEDAKVVVE; encoded by the coding sequence TGTTGCTTCTTGCCGGAACTGTCGCCCTGCTGCTGACAACCGGTTGTAAAAACGAAACCCCCGCCCCTGAACAGAGTGCCGCCAAACCTGCCGCGGAAACCCCGGCAACGGCGCCTGCCGCGGAACCTGCCGCTGCCCCCCAGCAGGCCGGATGGACCGGCAAGGTGCTGGAAACCATGGATGCCGCGGGCTATACCTATGTCCAGGTTGACACCGGCAGTGAAAAAATCTGGGCGGCGGCTCCCAAATTCAGTGCCAAGGTCGGCGACGCGGTGGTGGTTCCCAAGGGCATGGCGATGAAAAACTACCACAGTAAAACCCTCGACCGCGATTTTCCGGTTGTCTATTTTGTCGACGCGATCATGGTCGGCGGTGCCGACCAGCCCCTCAGCGAAACTCCGGCCGCCGCGCCGGCCGCCGCTCAGCAGAAACATCCCGATGTCACCTCGGCGGCACCGGCTGATGTTGACTTCTCCGGCATCAAACCGCCGGAAGGCGGCAAAACGATCGCCGAGCTTTTCGCCGACACCGAATCCCTGGCCGGCAAACCGATCACCGTTCGCGGCAAAGTGGTCAAGTACAATGCCAACATCATGGGCAAGAACTGGCTGCACCTGCAGGATGGAACCGGTGCCGAGGGCACCAATGACCTGACCGTCACCAGTGCCGACACCGCCAAGGTCGGCGATACCGTTGTCGTCACCGGCAAACTGGTGACCGACAAGGATTTCGGCTACGGCTACAAGTACTCGGTCATCATCGAGGACGCCAAGGTTGTCGTCGAATAG